A window of the Nisaea acidiphila genome harbors these coding sequences:
- a CDS encoding anthrone oxygenase family protein, translated as MRRPVEMFAVISLLFCGAIFGFFYAWVCSTMWGLDAADPRVAIAAMQAMNASVRNAVFAPAFFGTPLVLALTALIAWPVHRAAALWFAASGIVYLLFGAVLTMAINVPMNEALARLAVPESVAAAEDIWTGYSKEWQFWNVTRTIASGLALALAGIGTLSIVRRRKLELPATGNRDAATAA; from the coding sequence ATGCGCCGCCCCGTCGAAATGTTCGCCGTGATCAGCCTCCTTTTCTGCGGAGCGATATTCGGCTTTTTCTATGCGTGGGTCTGTTCGACGATGTGGGGGCTGGACGCCGCCGATCCACGCGTCGCGATTGCCGCCATGCAGGCGATGAACGCATCGGTGCGAAATGCCGTATTCGCGCCTGCCTTTTTCGGCACGCCCCTCGTGCTCGCGCTGACGGCGCTGATCGCCTGGCCTGTACATCGTGCCGCGGCCCTCTGGTTCGCTGCATCCGGGATCGTTTATCTGCTCTTCGGAGCCGTGCTGACCATGGCAATCAACGTACCGATGAACGAAGCGCTCGCCAGGCTTGCGGTTCCAGAATCGGTCGCCGCCGCCGAAGATATCTGGACTGGGTATTCCAAGGAATGGCAATTCTGGAACGTGACGCGAACGATCGCGTCCGGTCTCGCGCTCGCCCTGGCCGGGATTGGAACATTATCCATCGTCCGCCGGAGAAAGCTCGAACTCCCTGCCACCGGCAACCGGGATGCCGCCACCGCTGCTTAA
- a CDS encoding NAD(P)/FAD-dependent oxidoreductase: protein MTDATYYHAITPEFEKRPALADEIEADVCVIGGGLTGISAALHFAERGFDTVLLEAGRIGDGASGRNGGQICMGYSCGMPVFERTAGMEQAKIAWDMASEAIGDINARIERHGIAAGYRRGYLHAALNARQLGGLEEMAESWSGTYGFRDMKLLSREETAAATGSEIYRAALLEQGSGHMNPLAYLRGLAFAAEKAGARLFEDSRVTGLARGSRVALETEKGKVRARQVVLAGNAYLGSLLPEIEYRIAPVLSAVAATAPLPPELTARILPGDEAVADSNTALNYFRKTPDNRLLFGGLASYSGRPLTNAAGALRKKIAGVYPKLAEIDIDYCWSGKIAITFTRMPDFGRIDGNIYYAQGYSGHGVALTGLAGKLIAEAMAGDAERFDLFAKLPNYRFPGGPARTALLALGMTWYKLRDLVGLSK, encoded by the coding sequence ATGACCGACGCGACCTATTATCACGCAATCACCCCCGAATTCGAGAAGCGTCCTGCTCTGGCGGACGAAATCGAGGCAGACGTTTGTGTTATCGGCGGAGGTCTCACCGGAATCTCCGCCGCTTTGCACTTCGCCGAACGCGGATTCGACACCGTGCTGCTGGAAGCCGGCCGGATCGGCGACGGCGCCTCGGGGCGCAATGGCGGCCAGATCTGCATGGGATATAGCTGCGGCATGCCGGTCTTCGAACGCACCGCCGGCATGGAACAGGCAAAGATTGCGTGGGATATGGCGAGCGAAGCCATCGGCGATATCAATGCCCGAATAGAACGGCACGGTATCGCCGCCGGCTATCGCCGCGGCTATCTCCATGCGGCCCTCAACGCCCGCCAATTGGGCGGGCTCGAAGAGATGGCGGAAAGCTGGTCCGGAACTTACGGCTTCCGGGATATGAAACTGCTCTCGCGCGAGGAAACAGCGGCGGCGACAGGATCCGAAATCTATCGCGCGGCGTTGCTTGAACAGGGTAGCGGTCACATGAATCCGCTGGCCTATCTGCGCGGCCTCGCCTTCGCCGCAGAGAAAGCCGGCGCCCGCCTGTTCGAGGACAGCCGCGTCACCGGCCTAGCCCGCGGCAGCCGCGTGGCGTTGGAGACCGAAAAAGGCAAGGTCCGAGCGCGGCAGGTCGTTCTTGCCGGAAACGCCTATCTCGGGAGCCTTCTGCCCGAGATCGAATACCGGATCGCACCGGTCCTGAGCGCCGTTGCGGCGACGGCACCGCTGCCGCCCGAGCTTACCGCCCGCATCCTGCCCGGGGACGAGGCTGTGGCGGACAGCAACACGGCATTGAACTATTTCCGCAAGACACCGGATAACCGCCTGCTCTTCGGCGGACTTGCGAGCTATTCGGGACGGCCGCTGACAAACGCGGCGGGCGCCCTGCGCAAAAAAATCGCCGGGGTTTATCCGAAGCTCGCAGAGATCGATATCGACTATTGCTGGTCGGGCAAGATCGCCATCACCTTTACCCGGATGCCGGATTTCGGCCGGATCGACGGAAATATCTATTACGCACAGGGATATTCGGGACACGGGGTGGCCCTGACAGGACTGGCGGGCAAACTCATTGCAGAAGCAATGGCAGGAGACGCCGAGCGGTTCGACCTGTTCGCGAAACTGCCAAATTACCGCTTCCCGGGCGGGCCGGCCCGAACCGCACTGCTGGCGCTCGGAATGACCTGGTACAAATTGCGCGATCTGGTCGGGTTATCGAAATAA
- a CDS encoding TetR/AcrR family transcriptional regulator, producing the protein MRTETRAERHREISRVAYDLLRAYGYNATSMLRIAKAAKASNQTMYRWYGDKRGLFQRMVEDNAGLIRDGLGKAMAETEDPLVALERLGPVLICVLLSERPILLNRAAASDCTGELGRVIAEGGRNKIVPLIEELVARAMRGGTLKFDSAAAAANWYVDLMIGDLQIRRVIDAIEAPTQKEVTARANSAFAAFLTLGRASVSNSQE; encoded by the coding sequence ATGAGGACGGAAACGAGGGCGGAGCGGCATCGGGAGATATCGCGCGTTGCCTATGACCTCTTGCGTGCATATGGCTACAACGCGACCTCGATGCTGCGCATTGCCAAGGCGGCGAAGGCGTCGAACCAGACCATGTACCGGTGGTATGGCGACAAGCGCGGATTGTTCCAGCGCATGGTTGAGGACAATGCCGGACTGATCCGTGACGGGCTCGGAAAGGCCATGGCGGAGACGGAAGATCCGCTGGTTGCGCTGGAGCGTCTCGGGCCGGTCCTGATCTGCGTATTGCTTTCAGAGCGCCCCATCCTGCTGAACCGGGCCGCCGCTTCCGACTGCACGGGAGAACTTGGCCGTGTCATCGCCGAGGGCGGACGGAACAAGATTGTGCCTCTGATCGAGGAATTGGTGGCTCGCGCAATGCGCGGCGGGACATTAAAATTCGACTCCGCTGCTGCCGCGGCCAACTGGTATGTCGATCTGATGATCGGCGATCTGCAGATCCGTCGGGTCATCGACGCAATCGAGGCACCGACTCAGAAAGAGGTCACGGCAAGAGCCAATTCGGCTTTCGCCGCCTTTCTCACCCTCGGCCGTGCGTCGGTTTCAAATTCACAAGAGTGA
- a CDS encoding flagellin, whose protein sequence is MAVENSIRTNTSAFTALRTLNAINRKVETVQNRVSSGLKVTGAEVGASNFAIAQGLRAELAAYKAVNQGLHTARGVIQVALAAATGVSNVLTDMREKTVQGRNEGLTAQQRSIVARDFLALRDQFDSLVNNARFNDKNLIVNGSSAMTVLTNIGGGTFTIDNYQISAIDLQFGNADANLDNVANSEASDGYVVEAIDTVANALAGLAASARFIDSQIGFNESLSDAAEEGLGNIVDADMARSAAELTAVQVQQQLSTQTLSIANQRPSALLGLFS, encoded by the coding sequence GTGGCCGTAGAGAATTCGATCCGGACCAACACGAGCGCTTTCACAGCGCTGCGCACCCTCAATGCGATCAATCGCAAGGTTGAAACCGTGCAGAATCGGGTCTCGTCCGGCCTGAAAGTGACAGGTGCGGAAGTCGGCGCCTCGAATTTCGCGATTGCCCAAGGGCTGAGAGCGGAGCTTGCCGCTTATAAGGCCGTGAACCAGGGTCTTCATACAGCGCGCGGTGTGATCCAGGTCGCGCTCGCCGCTGCGACCGGCGTTTCCAATGTGCTGACCGACATGCGGGAAAAGACCGTTCAGGGCCGAAACGAGGGCCTGACGGCACAGCAGAGATCCATCGTCGCACGGGACTTCCTCGCGCTTCGCGACCAGTTCGACAGTCTCGTCAATAACGCGCGGTTCAACGACAAGAACCTCATCGTGAACGGATCTTCTGCCATGACCGTGCTGACCAATATCGGCGGTGGGACCTTTACGATCGACAATTACCAGATCAGCGCGATCGATCTGCAATTCGGCAACGCAGATGCGAATCTCGACAATGTTGCGAATTCGGAAGCGTCCGACGGTTACGTGGTCGAGGCGATCGATACGGTTGCCAATGCGCTGGCGGGGCTTGCGGCGTCGGCCCGTTTCATCGACTCGCAGATCGGCTTCAATGAGTCTCTGTCGGATGCGGCGGAGGAGGGATTGGGGAACATTGTCGACGCGGATATGGCGCGAAGTGCGGCAGAATTGACGGCGGTACAGGTGCAGCAGCAGCTTTCGACCCAGACGCTGTCCATCGCCAACCAGCGCCCCAGCGCGCTTCTCGGCCTGTTTTCCTGA
- the ald gene encoding alanine dehydrogenase, with protein sequence MLVGVPKEIKTDENRVGLIPSSVRELVHHGHKVLVETHAGYGIGLDDDQYVAAGAEIADTAGEIFRRADMIVMVKEPQAVECEMLREGQILFTYLHLAPDLPQTTALVESGCIAIAYETVTSARGGLPLLAPMSEVAGRMAIQAGAHCLEKAQGGSGTLLGGVPGVPAGNVVVIGGGVVGTNAARMAMGLEAKVTVIDRNLERLYELDLQFGPMLNTIYSTVDAIEEHVLQADLVVGAVLVPGAAAPKLVTREHVAKMRRGAVLVDVAIDQGGCFETSKPTTHREPTYLIDDVVHYCVANMPGGVARTSTFALNNATLPFVLALADKGGRQALGEDRHLLNGLNVHRGEVTYKAVADAHGLAFKPPEEALGL encoded by the coding sequence ATGCTGGTAGGCGTTCCGAAGGAGATCAAGACGGATGAGAACCGGGTCGGCCTGATCCCGTCCAGCGTTCGCGAGCTCGTTCATCACGGGCACAAGGTCCTTGTCGAGACCCATGCCGGCTACGGCATCGGTCTCGACGACGATCAGTATGTCGCGGCGGGCGCGGAGATCGCGGACACCGCCGGGGAGATTTTCCGGCGCGCCGACATGATCGTGATGGTGAAGGAACCGCAGGCGGTCGAGTGCGAAATGCTGCGAGAGGGGCAGATCCTCTTCACTTACCTGCACCTCGCTCCCGACCTGCCGCAGACCACCGCGCTCGTCGAGAGCGGCTGTATCGCGATCGCCTACGAAACCGTCACCAGTGCGCGGGGCGGTCTGCCGCTCTTGGCCCCGATGAGCGAGGTGGCAGGCCGGATGGCGATCCAGGCGGGCGCCCATTGCCTCGAGAAGGCACAGGGCGGCAGCGGGACGTTGCTCGGAGGCGTACCGGGGGTTCCGGCCGGCAATGTCGTGGTGATCGGCGGCGGGGTGGTTGGCACAAACGCCGCGCGAATGGCGATGGGTCTCGAGGCCAAGGTGACGGTGATCGACCGGAACCTGGAGCGGCTCTACGAGTTGGACCTCCAGTTCGGGCCGATGCTGAACACGATCTACTCGACGGTGGATGCGATCGAGGAGCATGTCCTGCAGGCGGATCTCGTGGTCGGCGCGGTGCTGGTGCCGGGTGCCGCGGCGCCGAAACTGGTGACCCGGGAGCATGTCGCGAAAATGCGCCGTGGGGCCGTTCTCGTCGATGTCGCCATCGACCAGGGCGGCTGTTTCGAGACGTCGAAGCCGACCACGCACCGGGAGCCGACCTACCTGATCGACGATGTCGTGCACTATTGTGTCGCCAACATGCCGGGCGGCGTCGCGCGGACCTCTACCTTTGCGCTCAACAACGCGACGCTGCCATTCGTGCTGGCGCTTGCCGACAAGGGGGGACGGCAAGCGCTGGGCGAGGACCGGCATCTGTTGAACGGGCTCAATGTCCATCGCGGCGAGGTGACCTATAAAGCGGTCGCCGACGCGCACGGTCTCGCATTCAAACCGCCGGAAGAAGCGCTCGGCCTCTAG
- a CDS encoding AbrB family transcriptional regulator has protein sequence MTDPTAPGASESAPSGSQATPETRQHVLRKALVAIAIGTAGGFLFAFLKLPLPWMMGAMVATTICSIAGLNIGLPQPVRMVMIAILGVMLGSAFKPELLDHLGKWAVSVTGLFFYGIVALVLVLLFLRKVAKYDPVTAYFSSSPGGLNEMVIVGKAMGGDDRIIALTHASRILIVVMIIPFLFRIFGGYEPQSGMLPPGNGFDIPAHEWALMAGCAIVGPLVARRLKLPAAPLLGAMVLSLVVHLTGWSKSAPPSMLIAAAQVVIGTGVGCRFAGTRVSEVLKIIQTSFGASLILLSTAVAAGFLLQDLVGLPWYVLVLAYAPGGLAEMSMVALGIGQDVAFVATHHLFRIAFIVVLAPLAFRLIRKAWTA, from the coding sequence TTGACAGACCCCACAGCGCCCGGCGCATCAGAATCCGCCCCCTCCGGCTCGCAGGCGACACCGGAAACCCGTCAGCATGTCCTGCGAAAGGCCCTGGTTGCCATTGCCATCGGCACTGCCGGGGGATTTCTCTTCGCCTTTCTCAAACTGCCGCTCCCCTGGATGATGGGAGCGATGGTCGCAACCACGATCTGTTCCATCGCGGGTCTCAATATTGGACTGCCGCAGCCGGTGCGGATGGTGATGATCGCCATCCTCGGGGTCATGCTCGGGAGCGCCTTCAAGCCGGAGCTGCTCGATCACCTGGGCAAATGGGCCGTCTCCGTCACGGGCCTGTTTTTCTATGGGATCGTCGCCCTGGTGCTGGTCTTGCTGTTCCTGCGCAAGGTGGCGAAATACGATCCGGTCACCGCCTATTTCTCCTCCTCTCCGGGAGGACTCAACGAGATGGTCATCGTCGGCAAGGCGATGGGCGGCGACGACCGGATCATTGCCCTCACCCACGCTTCGCGCATTCTGATCGTGGTCATGATCATCCCGTTCCTGTTCCGGATATTCGGCGGCTACGAGCCGCAGTCCGGCATGCTGCCGCCCGGAAACGGTTTCGACATTCCGGCACATGAATGGGCGCTGATGGCGGGCTGCGCCATTGTCGGCCCGCTCGTCGCCCGCCGGCTGAAACTGCCCGCCGCTCCCTTGCTCGGCGCCATGGTGCTGAGCCTCGTCGTGCATCTGACGGGCTGGAGCAAGAGCGCGCCGCCCAGCATGCTGATCGCCGCGGCCCAGGTCGTGATCGGAACCGGCGTCGGCTGCCGCTTCGCGGGAACACGGGTGAGCGAGGTCCTGAAGATCATCCAGACTTCCTTCGGCGCCTCGCTGATCCTGCTTTCCACCGCCGTCGCCGCCGGCTTCCTGCTGCAGGATCTGGTGGGGCTGCCCTGGTATGTGCTCGTGCTGGCCTACGCGCCCGGCGGGCTCGCGGAAATGAGCATGGTGGCGCTCGGGATCGGGCAGGACGTCGCGTTCGTCGCCACCCACCATCTCTTCCGGATCGCTTTCATCGTGGTTCTTGCGCCGCTCGCATTCCGGCTAATACGAAAGGCTTGGACGGCCTAG
- a CDS encoding alpha/beta fold hydrolase: MSEAVAPESLPTVESTGGTIEFPVMADGVRIRIARFPAPGGAAAGTVLMLPGFTEFIEKALETIGELRARGYGVITLDWRGQGLSDRLLANRRMGHIADMAHFLNDLEQVLTLTRFREQPGPLVLYGHSMGGHLALRAAHDHPGLFSRVILSAPMADIETGAWPRPVAYGLARTAVGVGFGKNYVPGTGPYSDKYRGFEGNPLTGDPVRFARIHAQIDANPDLALGGPSYQWFYSALRSIRLVNRKAYLSRITVPVLILSAGDEMVVSNAAQHEIASMLPDCRLVSFEGARHELLLERDELREKVWGEVDAFLIEGICPAD; this comes from the coding sequence ATGTCTGAAGCCGTCGCTCCGGAATCGCTGCCGACGGTCGAAAGTACCGGAGGCACCATAGAGTTCCCCGTCATGGCCGACGGGGTGCGGATCCGGATCGCGCGCTTTCCGGCTCCGGGCGGTGCTGCCGCGGGCACCGTCCTGATGCTGCCGGGCTTTACCGAGTTCATCGAGAAGGCGCTCGAGACGATCGGTGAATTGCGTGCCCGCGGATACGGGGTGATTACCCTGGACTGGCGCGGGCAGGGGCTTTCGGACCGGCTTTTGGCCAACCGGCGCATGGGGCACATCGCCGACATGGCGCATTTCCTGAACGATCTGGAACAGGTGCTGACCCTGACCCGGTTCCGCGAGCAGCCTGGACCGCTGGTCCTCTATGGCCATTCCATGGGTGGGCATCTCGCACTCCGCGCCGCGCACGATCATCCGGGGCTCTTCAGCCGCGTGATCCTCTCGGCGCCGATGGCGGATATCGAAACAGGCGCCTGGCCGCGTCCGGTCGCCTACGGCCTCGCGCGGACGGCGGTCGGCGTCGGTTTCGGCAAGAATTACGTGCCCGGAACCGGCCCTTATAGCGACAAGTACCGCGGGTTCGAAGGCAACCCCCTGACCGGTGACCCTGTCCGTTTCGCCCGCATCCATGCCCAGATCGACGCCAATCCGGACCTTGCGCTCGGCGGGCCGAGTTACCAATGGTTCTACTCCGCGTTACGGTCGATTCGCCTCGTAAACCGGAAGGCCTACCTCTCGCGGATCACAGTGCCTGTTCTGATCCTGAGCGCCGGCGACGAGATGGTGGTCTCCAATGCGGCCCAGCACGAGATCGCATCGATGCTGCCGGATTGCCGGCTCGTCAGTTTCGAGGGCGCGCGGCATGAACTTCTGCTCGAACGCGACGAACTCCGCGAGAAGGTCTGGGGGGAGGTCGACGCGTTTCTCATCGAAGGTATCTGCCCGGCCGATTAA
- a CDS encoding glutamine synthetase family protein: MSVDLRAWISERRITEVECMVSDHAGIPRGKILPAAKFLEGIGERGLRLPEAIFGQDVTGDYIEEKDLDPRRSDIFLIPQADTVRMVPWYKEPTAQVINDAVYADGSPVDIAPRGVLKRILKLYEEKGWRPVVAPELEFFLVKVNPDPDYPLEPPVGRSGRPETARQAFGIDAVNEFDPLFEDIYDYCEAQAIDVDTLSHEAGAAQMEINFNHGDPLELADQAFLFKRTVRQAALDHKVYATFMAKPMQGEPGSAMHVHQSVYDAKTGRNLFANEDGTHSEAFLHFIGGLQKYLPAGMPFLAPYVNSYRRLIPDSDAPINMHWGVDNRTTGLRVPVSGAEQRRVENRVAGADANPYLAMAASLACGYLGLVEEIEPSAPIETSAYSLAAKLPRHLEDALMRLNRAKPLKEILGQRFVDVFTAVKLAESNAYQKVISAWEREYLLLNV; the protein is encoded by the coding sequence ATGTCGGTCGATCTCAGGGCCTGGATCAGCGAACGGCGAATTACGGAAGTGGAATGCATGGTCTCGGACCACGCGGGTATCCCGCGGGGCAAAATCCTGCCTGCCGCAAAATTTCTCGAGGGGATCGGAGAGCGCGGACTGCGTCTGCCGGAGGCGATCTTCGGGCAGGACGTGACTGGGGACTATATCGAGGAAAAGGATCTCGACCCGCGCCGCAGCGATATTTTCCTGATCCCGCAAGCAGACACCGTCCGCATGGTGCCTTGGTACAAGGAGCCCACGGCGCAGGTCATCAACGATGCCGTCTACGCCGACGGCAGCCCGGTGGACATTGCCCCGCGGGGCGTTCTGAAGCGCATCCTGAAGCTCTACGAGGAAAAGGGATGGCGTCCGGTGGTGGCGCCGGAGCTCGAATTCTTCCTCGTCAAGGTGAACCCGGATCCGGATTACCCGCTCGAGCCGCCGGTCGGGCGTTCCGGGCGACCGGAGACAGCGCGCCAGGCCTTCGGCATCGACGCGGTGAACGAATTCGATCCGCTGTTCGAGGACATCTACGACTATTGCGAGGCGCAGGCGATCGATGTCGACACGCTGAGCCACGAGGCCGGCGCGGCGCAGATGGAGATCAACTTCAATCACGGCGATCCGCTCGAACTCGCGGATCAGGCCTTTCTGTTCAAGCGGACGGTCCGCCAGGCAGCCCTCGACCACAAGGTCTACGCGACTTTCATGGCCAAACCGATGCAGGGCGAGCCTGGCAGCGCGATGCATGTGCATCAGAGCGTTTACGATGCCAAGACCGGCCGGAACCTCTTCGCCAACGAGGACGGTACCCATTCGGAAGCTTTCCTGCATTTTATCGGCGGGTTGCAGAAGTATCTGCCGGCCGGCATGCCGTTTCTGGCGCCCTATGTGAATTCGTACCGTCGGCTCATCCCCGACAGCGATGCGCCGATCAACATGCATTGGGGCGTCGACAACCGGACCACGGGGCTGCGCGTGCCGGTCTCCGGCGCGGAGCAGCGCCGTGTGGAGAACCGGGTCGCCGGGGCCGACGCCAACCCCTATCTCGCCATGGCGGCCTCGCTTGCCTGCGGTTATCTCGGCCTGGTCGAGGAGATCGAGCCCTCGGCCCCGATCGAGACCAGCGCCTATTCGCTCGCCGCCAAGCTGCCGCGCCACCTGGAAGATGCGCTGATGCGCCTCAATCGGGCCAAACCGCTGAAGGAGATTCTCGGCCAGCGTTTCGTCGATGTCTTCACCGCCGTGAAGCTCGCGGAATCCAACGCGTATCAGAAGGTGATCAGCGCCTGGGAACGGGAGTATCTGCTGCTCAATGTCTGA
- a CDS encoding SDR family NAD(P)-dependent oxidoreductase: MGRVEGKVAIVTGAGSIGPGWGNGKASATLMAREGAKVVCADINLEAAEETRSIIEGEGGEAIAVRCDVSSKAEVAAMTEAALGAFGGIDILHNNVGIAVVGGVEGTDIETWDRVAKVNLTSAFLCTKAAVPHMLERGGGAIVHTSSIAGIRHTGVDYITYSTTKGALIPFSRSVALEYAARNIRSNCVLPGLMKTPMIEVGLPDAYSEGDIDEMHRLRDAQCPMGHMGDAWDVARAVLFLASDDARYITGTELVVDGGVTAKFS; the protein is encoded by the coding sequence ATGGGACGCGTGGAGGGCAAGGTCGCCATCGTCACGGGGGCCGGCTCGATCGGGCCTGGATGGGGTAACGGCAAGGCAAGCGCCACGCTGATGGCGCGCGAAGGCGCGAAAGTGGTCTGCGCAGATATCAATCTCGAAGCGGCGGAAGAGACGCGCTCGATCATCGAGGGAGAGGGCGGGGAGGCGATCGCTGTCCGTTGCGACGTTTCCTCGAAGGCCGAGGTGGCTGCGATGACCGAGGCCGCTCTGGGGGCTTTCGGTGGGATCGACATTCTGCACAACAATGTCGGCATTGCCGTGGTCGGAGGTGTCGAGGGAACCGATATCGAGACCTGGGACCGGGTCGCAAAGGTCAATCTTACAAGCGCATTCCTCTGCACCAAGGCAGCCGTTCCGCACATGCTGGAGCGGGGCGGGGGCGCGATCGTTCATACCTCCTCGATTGCCGGTATCCGTCACACCGGCGTCGATTACATCACCTATTCGACCACGAAAGGGGCGCTGATTCCGTTCTCCCGCTCCGTTGCGCTGGAATATGCCGCCCGCAATATCCGGTCGAACTGCGTGCTGCCGGGGCTGATGAAGACACCGATGATCGAGGTCGGTCTGCCGGATGCCTATTCCGAGGGCGATATCGACGAGATGCACCGGCTGCGGGACGCGCAATGTCCGATGGGCCACATGGGCGATGCCTGGGACGTGGCAAGGGCGGTGCTGTTCCTCGCGTCGGACGATGCGCGCTACATCACCGGAACCGAACTCGTCGTCGATGGTGGAGTTACCGCGAAATTTAGCTGA
- a CDS encoding succinylglutamate desuccinylase/aspartoacylase domain-containing protein, giving the protein MSDAVPAALSDDYPVELEAPDISPYRDGNSGVPYFTTFESGRAGPEVLITALVHGNELCGAIALDDLFRHDIRPLLGRLTLGFCNVAAYAEFRADYPALSRFIDEDFNRVWDLEMLQDKTRSLERARAREIRPLVTKSEILLDLHSMQHATGPLVLAGRHAKGRTLAEQVGAPPLIVLDAGHKAGRRLRDYDFFDDPDDPRTALLVECGQHWSSAAASVAIDVTYRFLHAVGQIGRETLEERCGPSAPPAQKVVEIVRAVTVKTDAFRFHGDFRGMEVIPKAGTEIGRDGDEPVLTPHDDCILVMPTRRLSRGLTAVRLGRFIE; this is encoded by the coding sequence ATGTCCGATGCCGTTCCGGCAGCGCTTTCGGACGACTATCCCGTCGAGCTTGAAGCTCCGGATATCTCGCCCTATCGGGACGGCAACTCAGGCGTTCCCTATTTCACCACGTTCGAGTCTGGCCGCGCGGGTCCCGAGGTCCTGATCACGGCGCTTGTTCACGGCAACGAGCTGTGCGGCGCTATCGCTCTCGACGATCTTTTCCGCCACGACATCCGCCCCCTCCTCGGCCGTCTCACGCTCGGCTTCTGCAATGTCGCGGCCTATGCGGAGTTCCGCGCCGATTACCCCGCCTTGTCGCGCTTCATCGACGAGGATTTCAATCGGGTCTGGGATCTCGAAATGCTTCAGGACAAGACGCGGAGCCTGGAGCGTGCCCGCGCACGGGAGATCCGGCCACTCGTCACCAAGTCGGAAATCCTGCTCGATCTGCACTCCATGCAGCATGCGACGGGCCCTCTGGTACTCGCCGGCCGGCATGCCAAAGGACGGACGCTGGCGGAACAGGTCGGGGCGCCGCCGCTGATCGTGCTCGATGCGGGACACAAGGCGGGCCGCCGCCTGCGCGACTACGATTTTTTCGACGATCCGGACGACCCGCGCACCGCCTTGCTGGTCGAGTGCGGGCAGCACTGGTCCAGTGCCGCCGCGTCGGTCGCGATCGATGTGACCTACCGTTTCCTGCACGCCGTCGGACAGATCGGGCGCGAGACGCTCGAAGAACGCTGCGGACCTTCCGCGCCGCCGGCGCAGAAGGTTGTCGAAATCGTGCGAGCGGTGACGGTGAAGACCGATGCCTTCCGGTTTCATGGCGATTTCCGAGGGATGGAGGTCATCCCCAAAGCAGGCACAGAAATCGGCCGTGACGGCGACGAACCGGTGCTGACACCGCATGACGACTGCATCCTGGTCATGCCGACAAGGCGGCTCAGCCGCGGACTGACCGCCGTCCGTCTCGGCCGTTTTATTGAATAA